A portion of the Flavobacterium magnum genome contains these proteins:
- the glgB gene encoding 1,4-alpha-glucan branching protein GlgB: protein MTKTLPHSLFTDFDIDLFRAGKHFRLYDKLGAHSVEVDGVKGVYFAVWAPAARSVCVIGDFNDWRQGVNELLVRWDGSGIWEGFIPDAEKGMRYKYRIHSFNNDIITEKADPFALYCEHPPQTASVIWDLDYKWKDKSWMDTRKDKNGLDKPYSVYEVHLGSWRLNAEGKFLTYLELADQLVAYVKETGFTHVELLPVMEYPYDPSWGYQLVGYFAPTSRFGKPQDFMFLVDKLHEAGIGVILDWVPSHFPDDAHGLGYFDGSHLYEHPDRRKGYHPDWKSLVFNYGRNEVRSFLISNALFWLQHYHIDGLRVDAVASMLHLDYSRNEGEWEPNIYGGRENLDTISFLKDFNEAVYSNFEGVQTIAEESTSFPMVSRPVFSGGLGFGMKWMMGWMHDTLKYFKRETIYRKYHQNDLTFSMTYAFSENFMLPLSHDEVVHGKSSILGRMPGDEWQAFANLRLLYSYMFTHPGGKLLFMGSEFGQWAEWKFDGSLDWHLLEFSFHEGARKTITDLNALYRNNPALYENQFSPEGFEWISHDDHQNAVISFVRKGRNPKQDLVVVCNFTPVVRTPYRIGLPRKGRLTEIFNSDSAIYGGSGVGNPKSPKTEKKEWNGRAFSSEITLPPLGVVVFKLS, encoded by the coding sequence ATGACCAAAACCCTGCCACACTCCCTTTTCACTGATTTTGATATCGACCTGTTCCGTGCAGGGAAGCACTTCCGGCTGTACGACAAGCTCGGCGCCCACAGTGTCGAAGTAGACGGGGTCAAAGGGGTCTACTTTGCTGTATGGGCCCCCGCAGCACGTTCGGTGTGTGTTATAGGGGATTTTAATGACTGGCGACAAGGCGTTAACGAACTCCTCGTACGCTGGGACGGCTCAGGGATTTGGGAGGGATTTATCCCCGATGCCGAAAAAGGGATGCGCTACAAGTACAGGATCCATTCCTTTAACAACGATATCATTACCGAGAAAGCCGACCCGTTTGCATTGTACTGCGAGCATCCGCCCCAGACCGCTTCCGTAATCTGGGACCTCGATTACAAATGGAAGGACAAATCGTGGATGGATACCCGAAAGGACAAAAACGGACTGGATAAACCATATTCCGTCTATGAAGTACACCTCGGTTCGTGGCGCCTTAATGCGGAAGGCAAATTCCTGACCTATCTCGAACTCGCAGACCAGCTTGTCGCTTACGTAAAAGAAACAGGATTTACCCATGTCGAATTGCTGCCGGTCATGGAGTACCCTTACGACCCCTCATGGGGTTACCAGCTCGTCGGGTATTTCGCACCCACATCGCGTTTCGGCAAACCGCAGGATTTTATGTTCCTCGTCGATAAGCTGCACGAGGCAGGTATCGGGGTCATCCTCGATTGGGTGCCGTCACATTTCCCTGACGATGCGCATGGCCTGGGTTACTTTGACGGTTCGCACCTGTACGAACACCCCGACCGCCGTAAAGGCTACCATCCTGACTGGAAGAGCCTGGTGTTCAACTACGGCCGCAATGAGGTGCGCTCATTCCTCATCAGCAATGCTTTGTTCTGGCTGCAGCATTACCATATTGACGGACTGCGTGTCGATGCGGTCGCTTCGATGCTGCACCTCGACTATTCGCGAAATGAAGGAGAATGGGAACCCAATATTTACGGTGGCCGGGAGAATCTCGATACGATCAGTTTCCTGAAGGATTTCAATGAAGCGGTGTACTCGAATTTCGAAGGCGTACAGACCATCGCCGAGGAAAGCACCTCGTTCCCGATGGTGTCGCGACCCGTATTCAGCGGCGGACTCGGTTTTGGGATGAAATGGATGATGGGCTGGATGCACGATACGCTTAAGTATTTCAAGCGCGAGACCATCTACCGCAAATACCACCAAAATGACCTTACGTTTTCAATGACCTATGCCTTCTCGGAAAATTTTATGCTCCCGCTATCGCACGATGAAGTAGTGCACGGCAAGAGCTCGATTTTGGGTCGCATGCCGGGCGATGAATGGCAGGCCTTCGCCAATTTAAGGTTGTTGTACAGTTATATGTTTACGCATCCCGGGGGCAAATTGCTGTTTATGGGATCCGAATTCGGACAGTGGGCCGAATGGAAATTCGACGGCAGCCTGGACTGGCATTTGCTTGAATTCAGCTTTCACGAAGGGGCAAGGAAAACCATTACCGATCTGAACGCCTTATACCGGAACAACCCGGCGTTGTACGAAAACCAATTCAGCCCGGAAGGCTTTGAGTGGATCAGCCATGACGATCATCAGAATGCCGTCATTTCATTCGTCCGTAAAGGCAGGAATCCAAAGCAGGATCTTGTGGTGGTCTGCAATTTCACTCCCGTTGTGCGAACCCCTTACCGCATCGGACTGCCACGGAAAGGCAGGCTTACCGAAATCTTTAACTCGGACAGCGCAATCTACGGAGGCTCAGGTGTCGGCAATCCGAAAAGTCCCAAAACGGAAAAAAAGGAATGGAATGGCAGGGCATTTTCGAGCGAAATAACCTTGCCGCCTCTAGGGGTCGTCGTCTTTAAATTAAGCTGA
- a CDS encoding M48 family metallopeptidase, with protein MRKYVIISAFAMALGISCATNPFTGKKTLNFVSNDQIFPMAFAQYKQFLTENKVVSGSGAAQQVQTVGNKIRIAAEKYLNSLGQKEYLNGYAWEYKLVENKEVNAWCMPGGKIVVYSGILPVTKDEAGLATVLGHEVSHALANHGAQRMSADQLQQLVGIGVGAAVSGQSQEKQAIFSQAYGLGSTLLVTLPFSRSNESEADEIGLTLMAIAGYNPDQAITFWQRMSAQGGGAPPEFLSTHPSDATRIRDLKRLIPQAKATAAKFGVVYK; from the coding sequence ATGAGAAAATACGTAATAATATCCGCTTTTGCGATGGCGCTGGGAATTTCCTGTGCCACCAATCCTTTTACAGGAAAAAAGACACTGAACTTTGTCTCAAATGACCAGATTTTTCCGATGGCGTTTGCGCAATACAAACAATTCCTGACCGAAAATAAAGTGGTTTCAGGCAGTGGCGCTGCGCAACAGGTGCAGACCGTCGGTAATAAAATCCGGATTGCCGCTGAAAAATACCTGAATTCCCTCGGACAGAAAGAATACCTGAACGGCTACGCCTGGGAATACAAGCTCGTCGAGAATAAGGAAGTGAACGCCTGGTGCATGCCGGGTGGTAAAATCGTAGTGTACTCCGGAATTCTGCCTGTCACTAAAGATGAAGCCGGACTTGCAACAGTACTGGGGCACGAAGTGTCGCACGCTTTGGCCAATCACGGGGCACAGCGTATGAGCGCCGATCAGCTTCAGCAGCTTGTCGGCATAGGGGTAGGCGCTGCTGTATCCGGTCAGTCACAGGAAAAGCAGGCCATCTTTTCACAAGCCTATGGTTTAGGGTCTACGTTACTGGTTACCTTACCGTTCAGCCGCAGCAATGAATCTGAAGCCGATGAAATCGGGCTTACCCTGATGGCCATCGCCGGGTACAACCCTGATCAGGCCATTACGTTCTGGCAGAGGATGTCAGCACAGGGTGGAGGCGCACCGCCGGAATTCCTGAGTACACACCCGTCAGATGCTACAAGGATCAGGGACCTGAAGCGTTTGATTCCGCAAGCCAAGGCGACCGCGGCCAAATTCGGTGTCGTGTACAAATAA
- a CDS encoding MFS transporter has translation MANLEKGSKKLLNAWAFYDWANSVYPLTISSAIFPIFYEKLFTGRDHYIHVFGTSLKNSALISFVTAAAFLAVAFFSPLLSGIADYVGNKKNFMRFFCYLGALSCMGLYWFDLDNIYVGLLFYFLGLIGFWGSLVFYNSYLPDIAYPEQQDKISAKGYSLGYLGSVILLVINLAMVMKPELFGITGAPLEAALKAMKYSFISVGVWWIVFSQYTYHYLPKGNRNAGKVTRAVLFNGFRELRKVWGLLNQNVPLKRYLSSFFVYSMAVQTVMLIATYFGSQEIKWENADQSTIGLIICILVIQLVAVLGAVLTSRASARFGNIPVLMAINAFWLLLCIGAYFITTPMAFYGMAGLVGLVMGGIQALSRSTYSKLLPETTDTASFFSFYDVSEKIGIVIGMLVYGIIDQITGSPRFAIVFLALFFLVGLLLLRRVPRKKLA, from the coding sequence ATGGCCAATTTAGAAAAAGGCAGTAAGAAGCTGCTCAATGCATGGGCTTTCTACGACTGGGCAAATTCAGTGTACCCACTGACAATCTCTTCTGCAATATTCCCGATCTTTTATGAGAAACTGTTTACGGGCCGCGACCATTACATCCATGTTTTCGGCACCTCATTGAAAAATTCGGCTTTGATCAGTTTCGTCACTGCGGCTGCATTCCTTGCCGTGGCGTTTTTTTCACCTTTGTTGTCCGGCATAGCCGATTATGTGGGCAACAAGAAAAATTTCATGCGTTTCTTCTGCTACCTCGGCGCCTTGTCTTGTATGGGCCTGTATTGGTTCGACCTCGACAACATCTACGTAGGGTTGCTTTTTTACTTCCTGGGGCTGATCGGGTTCTGGGGCAGCCTGGTTTTTTACAATTCATATCTGCCGGATATCGCCTATCCGGAGCAGCAGGACAAGATCAGCGCAAAAGGGTACTCGCTGGGGTATTTGGGCAGCGTCATCCTGCTGGTCATCAACCTGGCCATGGTCATGAAGCCGGAGCTCTTCGGGATTACGGGCGCACCGCTCGAAGCAGCATTGAAGGCGATGAAGTATTCTTTCATCAGCGTTGGCGTATGGTGGATCGTCTTCAGCCAATATACCTACCATTACCTGCCTAAAGGCAACCGGAACGCTGGAAAAGTGACCCGGGCGGTGCTGTTCAACGGCTTCCGCGAACTCAGGAAAGTGTGGGGGTTGCTCAACCAGAATGTGCCACTGAAACGGTACCTGAGCAGTTTTTTTGTGTATAGCATGGCGGTACAGACGGTGATGCTCATCGCCACTTACTTCGGTTCCCAGGAAATCAAATGGGAAAATGCGGACCAAAGCACCATTGGTCTGATCATCTGTATCCTCGTCATTCAGCTTGTTGCCGTATTGGGCGCTGTCCTGACGTCAAGGGCGTCTGCGAGGTTTGGCAATATCCCGGTGCTGATGGCCATCAACGCATTCTGGCTGCTGCTGTGCATCGGGGCGTATTTTATTACCACACCAATGGCCTTTTACGGTATGGCCGGGCTGGTAGGTCTCGTTATGGGAGGCATACAGGCGCTGTCACGGTCAACCTATTCGAAACTGCTTCCGGAAACCACTGACACGGCATCATTTTTTAGTTTTTATGATGTTTCGGAAAAGATCGGTATCGTAATCGGGATGCTCGTCTATGGCATCATCGACCAGATTACGGGCAGCCCCAGGTTTGCGATCGTCTTCCTCGCGCTGTTTTTCCTTGTCGGGTTGCTGCTGCTTAGAAGAGTGCCCCGTAAAAAGTTGGCATAA
- a CDS encoding DUF1648 domain-containing protein, with amino-acid sequence MKPEPRITLTLSPTDKFIELICWLSIINIWILVFVNYPKLPGIIPIHFDLSGKADGFGAKENLFALPVVTTVVAVGLTLLNRFPHRFNHLVTITPDNALRQYTMATRFIRCLKLATVLIFGLVVWGMIRSASGH; translated from the coding sequence ATGAAACCAGAACCCAGGATAACACTAACGCTCTCCCCTACCGACAAATTCATCGAATTAATATGCTGGCTTTCCATTATCAATATCTGGATTTTAGTATTCGTAAATTACCCAAAACTCCCCGGTATCATTCCCATCCACTTCGATCTTTCAGGAAAAGCGGACGGCTTCGGTGCAAAGGAAAACCTGTTTGCGTTGCCGGTGGTGACGACCGTTGTGGCCGTGGGACTGACCTTGTTGAACCGGTTCCCGCACCGCTTTAACCACCTGGTGACGATCACGCCCGACAATGCCTTGCGGCAGTACACGATGGCGACGCGGTTTATCCGGTGCTTAAAACTGGCCACCGTTCTGATTTTCGGGCTGGTTGTCTGGGGAATGATCCGAAGTGCAAGCGGTCATTAA
- a CDS encoding DUF6252 family protein, whose product MKNFKILFRVFAFLVLLSITACTGDVEPIDPYVLNPNVTECPEPTTFTSSDFVETKVTLTWVSEGDLWEVEYGPAGFAHGQGTSVTTAERTFAVDGLVATQEYDFYVRTSCGDVFSDWVGPIGVNDTVIIDPNPNPNPNPQTGTFKADFDGGTFVATTTTAFITGDGIAITGLKANGAGFAILLDGQTTGTYTDNAGIFYNQSANAEFGYSNANADFETNGEVVITEINTTNHTISGTFHFTGIWSEFDAVPAVPNKEFTNGTFTVPYTSTNPNPGSDTFFAKVDGTEFSESQIDVGFVSASGVPDYISIVGTKPSGDNLGLRVNDGLAPGTYTITGPLTDDVVGAHLLQDDVLYQATSGTVTITQMTATHVTGTFSVTMKNFEGTVTRQVTEGAFSVDY is encoded by the coding sequence ATGAAAAATTTCAAAATATTATTTCGAGTTTTTGCTTTTCTGGTCTTATTGTCAATTACGGCCTGTACCGGAGACGTGGAACCTATTGATCCTTATGTGTTAAATCCGAATGTCACCGAATGTCCCGAACCGACAACCTTTACTTCCAGCGATTTCGTTGAAACCAAAGTTACTTTGACCTGGGTTTCCGAGGGTGATTTATGGGAAGTGGAGTATGGTCCGGCAGGTTTCGCACACGGTCAGGGAACTTCGGTAACTACTGCGGAACGCACCTTTGCGGTCGATGGTTTGGTTGCCACACAGGAGTACGATTTCTACGTACGCACCAGCTGCGGTGATGTATTCAGCGACTGGGTGGGCCCCATTGGCGTTAATGACACGGTTATCATCGATCCGAATCCCAACCCGAATCCGAATCCGCAGACCGGTACTTTCAAAGCCGACTTTGATGGCGGTACTTTCGTAGCGACAACCACTACTGCATTTATTACAGGTGATGGTATCGCGATTACGGGCCTGAAAGCCAACGGCGCCGGATTCGCCATCTTATTGGACGGACAGACTACCGGTACTTATACCGATAACGCGGGGATTTTTTACAACCAAAGCGCGAATGCTGAGTTCGGTTATTCCAATGCCAATGCGGATTTTGAAACCAACGGCGAGGTCGTGATTACCGAAATCAATACAACCAACCACACGATTTCCGGAACGTTCCATTTTACAGGAATCTGGTCCGAATTTGATGCCGTTCCTGCGGTGCCAAATAAGGAATTCACTAACGGAACCTTTACCGTCCCATACACCTCCACCAACCCGAATCCCGGTAGCGATACCTTTTTCGCTAAAGTAGACGGTACTGAATTTTCGGAAAGCCAGATTGACGTAGGATTCGTATCTGCTTCAGGCGTGCCGGATTATATCAGTATTGTGGGCACAAAGCCAAGCGGCGACAATTTAGGACTGCGTGTTAATGACGGGCTGGCGCCGGGGACTTATACGATTACCGGTCCGCTTACCGATGATGTCGTGGGCGCACACCTGCTGCAGGACGATGTGTTGTATCAGGCCACCTCAGGTACCGTTACAATTACGCAGATGACGGCTACCCATGTTACCGGGACATTTTCCGTGACGATGAAAAATTTCGAAGGCACGGTCACGCGTCAGGTTACTGAGGGCGCTTTCAGCGTGGATTACTAA
- a CDS encoding T9SS type A sorting domain-containing protein: MKRILKLFVFLMLVANVHAQVTVSITNMTYINGTPISNCGTIEFGTSPTVRVQFGINLTKPHNQVVGLSHLYVYSLNAYGNRLIHKNEVLQDANFDTTYPSGADVTLNASDYNASGCTLFAVFTTFDNVEYSSCSYNITKTTFSLSPTTVSMPCGDSNARTFTVTPANVPAGATVTYQWNYSGWNPPTVSNTMSSVTLTPISGTSLPSSVTVTPKVNSTSSQTLVANTSRSAYSSSATISGATNICAGTSTYTIGVIYPNESVAWSLTNNTTAFTSNPTNSQVNVTFTGTGPQTLKATITNTCGQTAVKTFVINTNATTFVSNAILSSPTNTCAASNVFNITGVGSDQTVTWSLSNTSIASLSGSTNSQTTVNFTGSGNQTLTALITNTCGQTATKTKTFYIGKPFTTVLNTPSGNPYDQNNLPAGATSGAPYWVFSSFYPEAGVSSYKIINNGVTTYKNATGGNVTLTASELGLAEGETRVIKVTAINSCGSFFKDLVFTIRRPTLCESGIGAGCNLNRQANTTNPVFTIYPNPSRDKVNVDLRDRENFPLEAKQISGELFDMWGISKSKVQITDGKATFSVKGLLKGIYILVINFDGKTERHRIAVE; encoded by the coding sequence ATGAAAAGAATTTTAAAACTATTTGTTTTCCTAATGCTTGTGGCGAATGTCCATGCACAGGTTACTGTGTCAATTACCAATATGACATACATTAATGGCACACCCATTAGCAATTGCGGAACCATTGAGTTCGGCACAAGTCCAACCGTAAGGGTACAATTCGGAATCAACCTCACCAAACCCCACAACCAGGTTGTTGGCTTAAGTCATTTGTATGTGTATTCTCTTAATGCATACGGAAACAGGCTGATCCATAAAAATGAAGTTTTACAGGACGCAAATTTTGACACAACCTATCCTTCCGGCGCAGATGTCACACTTAATGCCTCTGACTACAATGCCTCCGGCTGTACTTTGTTTGCGGTGTTTACAACATTCGATAATGTGGAGTACTCTTCGTGTAGTTATAACATCACCAAAACAACCTTTTCACTCTCGCCGACCACCGTTAGCATGCCGTGTGGCGATAGTAACGCCCGGACTTTTACTGTGACCCCAGCGAACGTTCCTGCTGGTGCCACGGTTACGTATCAGTGGAATTACAGTGGTTGGAATCCCCCTACGGTAAGCAATACTATGAGTTCTGTAACACTGACTCCGATTTCGGGAACTTCACTTCCTTCTAGCGTCACTGTGACACCAAAAGTGAACAGCACATCATCTCAAACCCTTGTAGCCAATACTTCCCGGTCGGCATACAGCAGTTCGGCAACAATTTCTGGAGCAACGAACATTTGTGCAGGCACATCAACGTATACGATTGGAGTAATATATCCGAACGAGTCGGTAGCATGGAGCTTAACAAACAACACTACGGCCTTTACAAGCAATCCAACCAATAGCCAGGTAAATGTCACGTTTACAGGTACCGGCCCGCAAACCCTGAAAGCTACCATCACCAATACCTGCGGGCAAACAGCCGTAAAGACGTTTGTAATTAATACCAATGCGACGACTTTTGTCAGCAATGCCATACTTTCGAGCCCAACGAATACCTGTGCGGCATCGAACGTATTTAATATCACCGGTGTAGGCAGTGACCAAACAGTTACATGGAGTCTGTCAAATACATCTATTGCCTCGCTCAGCGGTTCAACCAATTCCCAGACAACAGTAAATTTTACCGGTAGCGGAAACCAAACATTAACTGCTTTGATTACCAATACCTGTGGCCAAACCGCTACTAAAACCAAAACATTTTATATAGGAAAACCGTTTACGACAGTTTTGAACACACCTTCCGGAAATCCTTATGACCAAAACAACCTTCCTGCTGGAGCCACTTCAGGCGCTCCTTACTGGGTATTCAGTTCTTTCTACCCGGAAGCCGGCGTTAGCAGCTATAAAATCATTAATAACGGAGTGACCACTTATAAAAATGCCACCGGCGGCAATGTCACACTGACTGCATCGGAGCTTGGACTTGCTGAAGGCGAGACAAGGGTCATCAAAGTGACTGCCATCAATAGCTGCGGAAGCTTCTTTAAAGACCTTGTATTTACAATCCGCAGGCCTACACTATGCGAATCAGGGATCGGAGCTGGATGCAACCTGAACAGACAGGCCAATACAACAAATCCTGTTTTTACAATATATCCTAACCCATCGAGGGACAAAGTTAATGTCGATTTGAGAGATAGGGAGAATTTCCCGTTAGAAGCAAAACAAATAAGCGGCGAACTGTTTGATATGTGGGGCATTTCCAAATCAAAAGTGCAAATCACAGATGGTAAAGCAACTTTTTCTGTAAAGGGTCTTTTAAAAGGTATTTATATCCTTGTGATAAACTTTGACGGAAAAACAGAGCGTCATCGGATTGCTGTAGAATAA
- a CDS encoding glycoside hydrolase family 31 protein translates to MITNTELEYKGDLFPSAVTEIRQDADSVFFHTDNNVILKITILRDSLIRFRYTTKGYFSNDFSYAIDKSQSHGYNALELIEHDTFYQISTSKLICRVDKSDLRILLTDLENNVILEDELGFHWEESYQFGGNIVKMSKVSHEGESYYGLGDKASHANLKGKRVENWAMDQYAFHKDQEPLYKVVPFYIGLHNRRSYGIFFDNTFRTNFDFAQERRNVTSFWAEGGEMNYYFIYGPQMADVVTTYTHLTGKPEMPPMWTLGYHQCKWSYYPESKVREITSKFRELQIPCDAIYLDIDYMDGFRCFTWNKEYFPDPRKMVAELAEDGFKTVVIIDPGIKIDKDYWVYQEALEKDYFCKRADGPYMKGKVWPGECNFPDFTNPEVREWWAGLFRELIADIGVKGVWNDMNEPAVMEVPGKTFPMDVRHDYDGNPCSHRKAHNIYGTQMARATYEGVKRFAYPKRPFIITRSAYSGAQRYTSSWTGDNVASWEHLWIANIQMQRMSISGMGFTGSDIGGFAEQPSGELYARWIQLGVFHPFCRTHSSGDHGDQEPWSFDTEIVDITRKFVNLRYQLLPYLYTMFYEYVNDGVPMLKPLVYFDQDDPQTHYRTDEFLFGNHILVCPILEPNAQGRRMYLPAGNWYNYWTGEKVSGRKELWVKADYDQIPIFIKEGAVIPKYPVQQYVGQLKFDEVTLEVYYKLGKEKSFLYEDAQDGYDYNKGRYSLSTFTFNGKENQLIIQQHKEGKFEVPYGKFKVNLHGLPFKVKTIYIDNERADAEATRFDGTTLFIDKDFTELHITGA, encoded by the coding sequence ATGATCACAAACACCGAACTGGAATATAAAGGCGACCTGTTCCCTTCAGCCGTCACGGAAATAAGGCAGGACGCTGATTCGGTCTTTTTCCACACCGATAATAATGTCATCCTCAAGATTACCATACTGCGCGACAGCCTGATACGGTTCAGATATACGACAAAAGGATACTTCAGCAACGATTTTTCGTACGCCATCGACAAGTCACAATCACACGGTTACAACGCGCTGGAACTCATCGAACACGACACTTTTTACCAGATCAGCACCAGCAAGCTCATTTGCCGCGTGGATAAATCGGACCTCAGGATTCTACTCACAGACCTGGAAAATAATGTCATCCTCGAGGACGAGCTCGGTTTTCACTGGGAAGAAAGTTACCAGTTTGGCGGAAATATCGTCAAGATGAGTAAAGTGTCCCACGAAGGGGAAAGTTATTACGGCCTGGGCGACAAGGCCTCACACGCCAACCTCAAAGGCAAGCGGGTTGAGAACTGGGCAATGGACCAATATGCGTTCCACAAAGACCAGGAGCCGTTGTATAAGGTCGTCCCGTTTTATATCGGACTGCACAACCGAAGGTCTTATGGGATTTTCTTTGACAATACCTTCAGGACCAACTTCGACTTCGCACAGGAACGCCGCAACGTGACAAGCTTTTGGGCAGAAGGCGGGGAGATGAATTATTACTTTATTTACGGACCGCAAATGGCTGATGTCGTCACGACTTACACCCATCTGACCGGTAAGCCGGAAATGCCGCCTATGTGGACATTGGGTTACCACCAATGCAAATGGAGCTACTACCCGGAAAGCAAAGTGCGCGAGATCACCTCGAAGTTCCGCGAACTCCAAATCCCCTGCGATGCCATCTACCTGGACATCGATTATATGGACGGCTTCCGCTGCTTCACCTGGAACAAGGAGTATTTTCCGGATCCCAGGAAAATGGTGGCAGAATTGGCCGAAGACGGTTTCAAGACCGTGGTCATCATCGATCCCGGCATCAAGATAGACAAGGATTACTGGGTGTATCAGGAGGCATTGGAAAAGGATTATTTCTGCAAAAGGGCCGACGGCCCGTACATGAAAGGCAAGGTGTGGCCCGGAGAATGTAATTTCCCTGATTTTACCAATCCTGAAGTGCGCGAATGGTGGGCGGGACTCTTCCGGGAGCTCATTGCCGATATCGGGGTCAAGGGGGTGTGGAACGACATGAACGAACCCGCCGTGATGGAGGTTCCCGGTAAGACGTTCCCTATGGACGTACGCCATGATTATGACGGCAATCCCTGCAGCCACCGCAAGGCGCACAACATTTACGGTACCCAGATGGCGCGCGCCACCTACGAAGGCGTTAAGCGTTTTGCTTACCCGAAAAGGCCTTTCATCATCACACGTTCAGCCTATTCCGGCGCCCAGCGGTACACTTCGTCCTGGACAGGCGATAATGTCGCGAGTTGGGAGCACCTTTGGATTGCCAACATTCAAATGCAGCGCATGTCGATCTCCGGCATGGGCTTTACCGGTTCCGATATCGGTGGTTTCGCCGAGCAGCCTTCGGGCGAATTGTATGCGCGTTGGATCCAGCTGGGCGTGTTCCACCCGTTTTGCCGTACTCATTCGTCAGGCGACCACGGCGACCAGGAACCGTGGTCGTTTGATACTGAAATCGTCGACATCACGCGTAAATTCGTCAACCTGCGTTACCAGCTGCTGCCGTACCTGTACACTATGTTCTATGAATACGTCAATGATGGCGTTCCGATGCTGAAGCCATTGGTGTACTTCGATCAGGATGACCCGCAGACGCATTACCGCACTGACGAATTCCTGTTCGGGAACCATATACTCGTATGCCCCATACTCGAACCCAACGCCCAGGGCCGCCGGATGTACCTTCCCGCAGGCAACTGGTACAATTATTGGACCGGCGAAAAGGTTTCAGGCAGAAAAGAGCTTTGGGTAAAAGCCGACTACGACCAGATTCCGATTTTTATAAAGGAGGGCGCGGTCATTCCGAAGTATCCCGTGCAACAGTATGTGGGCCAACTTAAATTCGATGAAGTCACTTTGGAAGTATATTACAAACTGGGCAAGGAAAAATCATTCCTTTATGAAGACGCCCAGGACGGCTACGATTACAACAAAGGCCGTTACAGCCTGTCGACCTTCACGTTCAATGGCAAGGAAAACCAGCTGATCATCCAACAGCATAAGGAGGGGAAGTTTGAAGTGCCGTACGGTAAATTTAAGGTCAACCTGCACGGACTCCCATTTAAGGTCAAGACGATCTACATCGATAATGAGCGCGCTGATGCAGAGGCGACCCGGTTTGATGGCACGACATTGTTTATTGATAAAGATTTTACAGAATTACATATTACGGGCGCGTAA